GGCTACGTGTTGCCCTGGATCGAAACAGAGCCACGCTTCACCTTCCCATCGATTTTTTGCATCGCATCTGCCTAGTCCATCGATCCTCCACGTTCTAGAAATGCAAAGGATCCATCGTCCTATAAATACCCCTTGCTCTCCTCGGTCCTTAATTTCACCGCACATCATATCCTCCACTTCATAGCCATAGATAGAACGGTGTGAAGTAGTGAACACAATGGCAAAGATCGTGATCGCGGCAGCTATCATGATAGCCTTCTTGGCTCTTGCTGAGGCCTCTAGCTTCAGAGCCACCACAACCACCCTAGTTGAGGAGGACGAGAACCAGGGGGGGTCAATCCCAGCAGAGATGCCGCCGGCAGATTCGACAACAATTTGAGCAGCTCCGGCATTGCCAGCAGTACTTATCCCAGGGGAGCCCTTTCGAGATGGACATCATGAACCAGCAGGGACGGCAGCAGCAGCACCTCAGACAATGCTGCTAAGCACTTCAGAACTTCGACGAGAAGTGCCAATGCGAGGCCGTAAAAGCGGCAGTTAGGCGGCAACAGCAGCCAGGAGGGAGCTGGCAGGGACAGGGCGGCCAGGAGATGCAACAAGTCAAGCAGAAGGCTAGATACCTCCCGCTACTGTGCAACTTGGGACCCCAGAAGTGCCGAATCTACTAACTTTAAGGCCATTGAGTATCACCGGCTGGTAGATCTTCATGTTATCGCGTGCATGTTGATTAAATAAAGTTCTTCCAGTTCTCTAGCTGTTTCGCTAGATGATTGGAGAACTATCTCTTGTACCTTACTTAACACATAATCGTGTGCGTTGGATTATGAAGATTATTGTCTGAGATTAGGTTCATGTACTCTCGGAAATGAATAAACTTTATTTGGTTTAAATTTGTTCGCAAAAGCTAGCTAGAACTAATCTGGAAAAGCTGGTATTAATTCCTTATATTTAGAAAGCTTTTGCTCTTCGAAATATTTTCACTGGTAGATTGAAATCTGCATTCTAATCTTTAGGATTTACTCATGCCTTGTCAGGCCTTGTCAGCTGCAACAATGGAAACATATGCCCGTGCATGTACAAATCTCGACAAACTGTCATCAGAAACTCTACAACCAGGAAGACAAAAAATCAGGCGCTGCTTGCGATTAGTACTTGGATAGAATGCCCAGTAAAGACTTAGAAAGTATGTGCGTGGAGTGGTGCCCCTGGGATTTGgggtatttttgttttttggtgtTTGGGGGGTTTTGTTACAAGCCTTTTCTTATACTCCCTTTTTTTACACGGTAATTGGTAATATGACATacaggagttttttttttttaaaccttttCTTTCCGGTAATTTGACATACATGAGTTTTACTTTGGAGGGTTGGGACATATAGGAGTTTGCCACAAGAATTTAGCAAGCATTCGCCCTCATTTCTCATGGATAATCTGGCCTGGACAAAGCTGTCCAGTGTAGCAAACAACCAGACTGTTAGTCTCTTTACATAGCATAAAACTGTTAAGCCTCTTGACGCAGCATAAAACTGTCAAGTCTCTTTACAACTCGGTATAGCAAAAAGCTccctatctcttgtattgcggTTGCAATGCAGAATAAAGTTAAATACAAAGAGATAGGAAATGGGGAATGACATTGGAGTCGACTGAGTGTATACTATGCTCTGAAGCTGAAGAGAGCATAGAACATTCATTCTTCAATTGTAGAATGTCATCCGCGGAATGGCAAAAAAAAAGTTCAGAGGACGCATTCAAATGTCCATTAGAGGAGGAACTTCAGTGGGTGTCTAACCATTGGGCTGGCAAGTCTTTTGCAGCAATTCAAAAGGCTTGTTTTTCCTGTGATGGTTTGTCATACCCGGAGGACGCCAAATGCTGCAATTTTCAGATACGGGTCAGCTACTGCGATTAGCTTTATGGAAGATATGCTAGACGAAGTCAGGCACGCGGTGTTCTTGTGCTGGAAAAAATTCCAAAGACCCATGAAAGCTTGcagctaaccttgggattttcAGTTTTGGTATTATAGAATAACATGCAAAGTGACGTTCATTCTCAATCGCTTGTACAAACTTGTTCATATCAATGAAAGTTATCATTTTTGCCTTGAAAAATCAGTTCGGTAATTCCCCGTCTGAACAACTGAAATTCCAACTCCGGCTGGCCCAAAAGGCGACCCAATTTACAAAGCTCATAGTGCCTGGGAGAAAGTTTCTCTGTTTTCTGCAGGTGCTTCTGAATCAGATTCCAATTTTCGGAACACCAACTTTTGCTGGGGAAGCTGACCGTTAGCAAATGCTGTTACCTCGGTGTCTATTAACACCGAATCCTCATCCTTGAATTCTCCTCTCAAGATTCCTCTAGCAAGCTCGTTCTCAACATATTGCTGTATTACCCGCTTCACAGGCCTAGCTCCATAGTTAGGATCATACCCAAGAGTGCCTAGCAGTTGAATGGCAGCATCAGTCACGTGAATCTTCATCTTCCGATCTGAAATCCTCTGCTGTACTCGTTGCAGCTGTAACAGAGACATAATGTCAATAAAGTACATGAAGATGGTCAAATTCCTTGTGCACAGAGTCGAAGGAAGATGAGGACACATGAACAATTGGCGTTTGGGAGTACAAGTACGCCTGTTTGTTCGTCTATCTCAAAGGTCTAAACTTATTCAACCCAGTTAAATAAGTTGTTCAACACACTTATTCATCATCAGTCTGAAAAATCCTAgtaaaaataaatcaattaaagTTTATTTCACCAAGTTAGCCGATTCCAACAGCACTACCCAGTACATGCATTTTCAACATAATTTCCTATATTATTGCCACAAAATGAATATAGTCACCAACATACTTGAAAAACTCGTCTATTATTAATGGAAAAAGAATTTACCTGTAATCTGACTATGCTGTTGATTTGATCACGGTCCAGAGGCTGGAAAACTATGTACTCATCAACCCGATTCATGAACTCTGGACGAAAAACAGCTCTTGCAGCCTCCATAACCCGTTGTTTTATAGTTTCATAAGCCATTTCTTTGGGCAAGGCGTCATCATCTGTGTCAAGTATATATTGGGAACCCACGTTTGAAGTCATAATGATCACAGTGTTAGTAAAACTCACGGTACGCCCCTGAGAGTCGGTAACTCTACCATCATCCAGAATTTGCAGGAAAACATTGAATACATCAGAGTGAGCCTTCTCTATCTCATCAAACAAAATAACAGCATATGGCCTTCTGCGAACAACCTCAGTCAACTGTCCTCCTTCTTCGTAGCCTACATAACCAGGTGGAGCTCCTATTAACCTTGAAACTGCATGCTTCTCCATGTATTCGCTCATATCAATTCTTACAAGTGCTTCTTCAGTGTTAAACATGTATGAAGCCAGAGCCTTCGCTAGTTCTGTTTTTCCAACCCCCGTAGGTCCCATGAACATAAAACTAGCAATTGGACGGTGTGGATCTGAAAGGCCTGCTCGAGATCGTTGGATAGCCTCTGCCACAGATCTCACTGCAGGATCTTGACCAACAACTCTTTTATGAAGCTCTTCCTCCAGATGCAACAGCTTTTCCCTCTCTGACTGCTTTAGCTTAGAAACTGGTATTCCAGTCCATTTACTGACAATCTCAGCTATATCATCTCCCGTAACTTCTTCTCTAAGCATGGACTTCCCAGACTTCATATACTCATCTAATTCTTtttctgcagcttcaagctGACGCTGCAAAGAGTTCAAGCTCCCATATTTTAGTTCAGCCGCACGGTTGAGGTCATACTCTCGCTCAGCCTGCTGGATCTCAAGATTTACCCTGTCaatctgtttttttttaaaaaaaaaaaaaaactttcattATGTTTTGCCCAGTTTGTGTGCCAGGACAGCTTTTGGCTGTGACAATTAAAGGAATCGCCTTTATGGATTAGCCACATTTTCAGCATGGAAACAACAACATAGGCATTGCTTGCTTAATAATTTCAGCCTATGGCTACTGATGTGACAAAAAGCTCCGAATGAACGCCAAAGGGGAGGGAGAAAGATCCCCGTCCCCAGAAAAAGGAAAGATGATAGTTCACAACTGTATAGATAAAAAAATGCATACCTCTTCCTTGATTGACTGTATGCGGGTCATTACAGTCTTCTCATGCTCCCACTGTTCATTCAGCTCAGCTTGCCTAGCCTTCAGCAAAGACAACTCTGTCTCAAGGCGACTCAATCTTTCCTTTGACGCTTTATCCGTGTCATTAGTAAGAGAGAGTCTCTCCATCTCCAGTTTCAAAACTGCACGGTTGATCTCATCAAGAGCTGTTGGCTTTGAAGTTATTTCCATCTTCAGTTTGGCAGCAGCTTCATCAACCAGGTCAATAGCTGTGGTCGAAACATTACATTAGTGCTTATTTCATAGAAGTATCAAT
This portion of the Coffea eugenioides isolate CCC68of chromosome 11, Ceug_1.0, whole genome shotgun sequence genome encodes:
- the LOC113751064 gene encoding chaperone protein ClpB3, chloroplastic — encoded protein: MATTTSFAGVHFHIRPSDSTCRPSLVSQPAPVSLNFLAKPKALKSLNSLKLKRKDAFLTRRSEKLGRSSRSFVVRCETSSGRITQQEFTDMAWQAIVSSPEVAKENKHQIVETEHLMKALLEQKNGLARRIFSKVGVDNTRLLDATDKFIQRQPKVLGESAGSMLGRDLEALIQRARDYKKEYGDSFMSVEHLVLGFVQDNRFGKQLFKDFQISRKALKDAIEAIRGRQKVIDQDPEGKYEALEKYGKDLTTMARAGKLDPVIGRDDEIRRCIQILSRRTKNNPVLIGEPGVGKTAISEGLAQRIVQGDVPQALMNRRLISLDMGALIAGAKYRGEFEDRLKAVLKEVTDSDGQIILFIDEIHTVVGAGATNGAMDAGNLLKPMLGRGELRCIGATTLDEYRKYIEKDPALERRFQQVYVDQPTVEDTISILRGLRERYELHHGVRISDSALVEAAILSDRYISGRFLPDKAIDLVDEAAAKLKMEITSKPTALDEINRAVLKLEMERLSLTNDTDKASKERLSRLETELSLLKARQAELNEQWEHEKTVMTRIQSIKEEIDRVNLEIQQAEREYDLNRAAELKYGSLNSLQRQLEAAEKELDEYMKSGKSMLREEVTGDDIAEIVSKWTGIPVSKLKQSEREKLLHLEEELHKRVVGQDPAVRSVAEAIQRSRAGLSDPHRPIASFMFMGPTGVGKTELAKALASYMFNTEEALVRIDMSEYMEKHAVSRLIGAPPGYVGYEEGGQLTEVVRRRPYAVILFDEIEKAHSDVFNVFLQILDDGRVTDSQGRTVSFTNTVIIMTSNVGSQYILDTDDDALPKEMAYETIKQRVMEAARAVFRPEFMNRVDEYIVFQPLDRDQINSIVRLQLQRVQQRISDRKMKIHVTDAAIQLLGTLGYDPNYGARPVKRVIQQYVENELARGILRGEFKDEDSVLIDTEVTAFANGQLPQQKLVFRKLESDSEAPAENRETFSQAL